aataaataaaatgtaccggcataaccagataactagcaaccctttactgctcagtgactggttttttttgtcaatgtctttatgtctcaaaagtgttctctatcaattgtctgttgtcgtactcgagcggctccaactaccggagacaaattccttgtgtgttttttggacatacttggcaaataaagatgattctgattttgattctgattctgatctaggcttccagctgaattttcaaagacactacaatctgtgcagtctaaacagctttgaagttctatctttgattcattggtccactttttcactgttttcactgtaggcttcacacatttaagttcttgcaggttaacggtgccggggcGTACATCGTTAACCCAGGCtacaaccgatccggtatggaattctttggatgaacgctcatatttgtttggcaaagttttaagccggatgtccTTCCTGAcccaaccctctgcatttatccgggcttgggaccgggcTACAGTTTACACTGGCTTGTTCCCCCTATAGGGCTGCGTTTACCGCCTATAGggctgtatgtgtatatgtaatacacTAATGAGGCGATCAAACCtatttatggtttcacagtcataacagccctctgagggaaaccgtaattAGATTGTGGCCCGTgaaaaaaattagtttgacacacctgaactatgtacatttacagtatgacTCTATAGTGCAGTACACTAAAAGTTATCAATATATCAACTTTCCATTGTACTTGTtggcctatccatccatccatccattttctgagccgcttctcctcactagggtcgcgggcgtgctggagcctatcccagctgtcatcgggcaggaggcggggtacaccctgaactggttgccagccaatcgcagggcacataggaacaaacaaccattcgcactcacagtcatgcctacgggcaatttagagtctccaattcatgcatgtttttgggatgtgggaggaaaccggagtacccggagaaaacccacgcaggcacggggagaacatgcaaactccacacaggcggggccggggattgaacctgggtcctcagaactgtgaggctgacgctctaaccagtcggccaccgtgccgcccttgttGGCCTAGtagttatgtatttttatttttattaagtgtttttattaatttctaaacatgacttttgttttgttttgaaaaatgcatttcTATTGTGAACAGTAAAGATTATTTCTGCAGCTTTATGACCTGAGCgttatgttttccttttttctatgTAGCCTGTAATGACTGATAAGTGGTGGTTTTCATTTTGCTTGAATCAGAAGCTGTTTTGaggtttagttttgttttgcagGGAGAGTCAGAGGTTTTGTGAATTTAGAgagaatttttgtatttaagatGTTGAATTCATGTAtttaagaaatgtgttttagcaattgagaaaaaCTGTAAGGGGACAGCATAGCCAGGGAGCTCATTATCAGGGTAATATAAAATTATGACTGTAATAGTTTGTGcttgagaagcggctcagaaaatggatggatggatggatagtttgtgcTATTTGGTCTCTCTAAAAAGCCTTAAAAGAGGGAGCACGACCATGCTCATGTATAGGTATTTGAAACAGATctaacagtgtttttttttttttttgttactttagaAGCGATTAattatttaggaaaaaaatgttaattaaattattccatccatccattttcttctgcttatccgtggtcaggttgcgggggcagAAACCTACGCAGAGAACCCCAGCCACTCCGTCCAGCTCTTCCTAACCAATATAGCGCCCTAGGCGAGATTTAAGATGCTGCCCCCCACACCCAAATCAACAATTTACATATGCTTACAAAAGAAATTGAACAGCGGTTTGTTTGTTGCTATTGTATTGagtttaaaacatttcagctaaattaaaatatactaaagagtaattattaatttatttcctgTATCTTTACTGTTCTAGACTGCCAAACAATTCATGCGCATGGCTCACTGCGGTGACCCCCTGATAAGACAACCAAAAACAAGCCACACCTTTAACTGTTATTCtcccgttttgttttgttttgtttttttacccccctGTGTTACGGACTGTTTAGGTCTTTTTGACATGTTTACAAAGTTCTCTAGGTTTACATCACTATATTCACAGAGAGTGAGAAGGTGCCGATCACGATCAGCCATAGGAGGAGGGGGCCGGCGAGAACTTGTTTGGTGATTCGATTTATAGTGATATTAATTGGCAATTGCGTTACATTTGAACCTGttagtttttccatttttgtcgttaagttattgtaaatatgcAGCTTCCACATGAAAAAGATGGATTCAGTAACAGAAACCTAACACACATTTATAATTACAATAACATCAAGCACCAGCCTTAGATTTACTTATGTTTGACATTTCTccacaataaatataaataaagccttcattgttttttaacataaaattaATAACGTACTGTATATCCATGTTCTTATTGGGATCTAATATGACAtgttttacagaaaaatgtatttgttcagATTAATTCTTCAATCATGGAATTTTATTTGGTCTTATCTTTCTTTATcttatatgattttaagtgcAACTGAAGTTTAGAAATCTACTGCAAGCAATCCGATCATCAGTAGCTGGGTGCATTGCTTTCATGATTTCAAAGTATTTAAAATGGATCCTTTTggtttattaaattattattattatttttatattaattcCAATTTACCCATTTTGCTTGTCACTGCAGAGGCTGCAACAATCGActggtcgatctcccgctccattcttctgCCACTTGTGAACAAATCCCCAAAATACTTgacctcctccacttggggcaggatcccTTTCCCGACCTGGAGTgggcactccacccttgtctgtctgaggaccatggccttagatttggaggtgctgattctcatcacaACCGCTTAACACCTGATTGTCAACCAATCTATCAAGAGTTGAAGCTCGAGTTGAAGCCATCAGAGCCACAGcatctgtaaaaagcagagacgcaatacTGAGGCGACCAAATGGGCACCCTGCAACGCCATGGCTGCCCCTAGAAATTCTGTACATAAAAggattggtgacaaagggcaaccaggtcaccttatcgtggtggagggatttgtgtgtcccaatgagcCTAGAAGCTAAGTTGTTTGGGGCTTTATGCttctggcagggtcacccatggcaaacaggtccgaggtgagggtcAAAGACAAAGTACGTCTCAAAGACCCCCTATGGCAATAAAAACTATTGAACCACattttggactctcttccactctggagttgcccacgttgagaggcgccgagcaggtgtgggcatattgattgccccccggcttggtgcTTGTACATTGGGCTTCACCCCAGTAGAGgaaagggtagcctccctctgtcTTTGGGtgaggggacgggtcctgaatgTTGTATGTGCTTATGCActaaacagcagctcagagtactcACTCTTTTTTGGAGtccgtgggcaatgacagtgagacctggaagggcgtgattgggaagaatGCTTATTCTTTGGAGGTGAATCTCTTCACATCAAGGGCAGGGTGCTTTCACATCGatattgaagttcattttttggCATGGTCCCAATTGATTGATGTGTTTGTAAACAtattgtacagtgggtacgggaagtattcagacccccttacattttccgttctttgttatattgcagccatttgctaaaatttaagttaattttccccccacattaatgtacacacagcaccccatattgacagaaaaaaaaaacggaattgttgaaatttttgcagatttattaaaaaggaaaaactaaaatatcacacagccataagcattcagaccctttgctcagtatttagtagaagcacacttttgagctaatacagccatgagtctttttgggaatgatgcaacaagtttttcacacctggatttggggatctgccattcctccttggagatcctctccagttctgtcaggttggatggtgaacgttggtggacagccatatttaggtctctccagagatgctcattgGGTTtgagtcagggctctggctgggccattcaaaaacagtcagggagttgttctgaagccactccttcgttattttagctgtgtgcttagggtcattgtcttttttgaaggtgaaccttcagcccagtctgaggttctgagcaatctggagaaggttttcgtccagggtatccctgtacttggccgctttcatcttttcttcgattgcaaccagtctccctgtccctgcagctgaaaaacacccacgacatgatgctgccaccaccatgcttcactgtcgggactgtattggacaggtgatgagcagtgcctggttttctcctctcatgccacttagaattcaggctaacaatttctatcttggtctcatcagaccagataatcttatttctcaccatcttgaagtccttcaggtgtttttttttagcaaactccatgcaggctttcatgtgtcttgcactgaggagaggcttccgtcgggccactctgccataaagccccgactggtggagggctgcaatgatggttgactttctagaactttctcccatctcatgactgcatctctggagctcagccacagtgatctttgggttcttctttacgtctctcaccaaggctcttctccccagattgctcagtttggccggacggccagctctaggaagggttctggtcgtcccaaacatcttccatttaaggattatgaaggccactgagctcttaggaaccttaagtgcagcagaatttttttatgtaaccttggccagatctgtgccttgcaacAATTCTGTCGCTGAGCTCTTCacgcagttcctttgacctcatgattcttatttgcgctgacatgcactgtgagctgtaagggcttatatagacaggtgtgtggcttccctaatcaaatccaatcagtataatcaaacagctggactccaatgaaagtttagaaccatttcaaggatgatcagaagaaatggacagcacccgagttaaatataggagtgtcacagcaaagggtctgaatacttacggctgtgtgatatttcagtttttcctttttaataaatcagcaaaaatgtcaacaattacgttttcttccctgtcaatatggggtgctgtgtgtacattaatgagggaaaaaaaagaacttaaatgatttaacaaatggctgcaatataacaaagagcgaaacatttaagggggtctgaaaactttccgtccCCACTGTAAATCTCAGATGGTGTGGCGAGGCCAAATTATTTTGAAACAGCTTTTGATGAAGAACATTTATAATAAGAGTCAATTTTCAAATGGTTAAATCAACTAAAATTTGTATTCTCCAAACCATATCCACTCAAACTCATTCAAAGATTCCTAAATCCTCCCAGTGTTGAGTGccaagataaaaaaaactaatgttcTATGTTGTGACATATGATTCTGGTACTACATACATTGTTGATATTACTAGTTGTGCCCAGGAAGTTTAATCTGAGATTCCCTGCCACATAttataatgtgttttgtggtAAAACTTCAGCATTGGACAATCTGGAAATTgtatccatgaaaaaaaaaataaaaatcttgaaaactacattaattgttttataatgttacatttgaaatgtaatattatATTTGGACGGAGTCATAACCACATGCCATAATATGTGAACTGATACCGAGTCCTCACCATATTTGATTTATTCTCATCACAAGATTAACTCTGACTCACTCCACGTCAATAATTGGGTCATTTCTGCGCCCAATGATAGCTCTTGTCTACCACCTTATGGTCGTTTGAGTAAACTACAAACTCCAATGCTCCACGGTGAGGATTAAATACGTTTTATTCGTCCAGGTCAGAATGGTTGGCAGCTGGTTTAATGTTGCTGTAGGCCTTTTAGCATCCTCCCTGACAAGTTTTCTACTCATCAGTTTTGGAGTGATGTCTAATTTCCAATAATGTCACAGTTGTGCCGTATTTTGTTCATTCCACTATGTCTTTACAGTGTCCCAAAGTATTTTTTAATGccatggaaattattttgtagcGTTTCCCTGACtgatacatttaaataatatgGATTTGCCGTAAAATGCAATGTCAGGAAAATCCCAATTACAATAGatgaactttttttgtggcaggtGTATTTACCATGAGTTTAAAATTTGATCAGTTATAAGAGCACATCTAtgtcaccactttttttttactctcccccaaaaatattctagtttgtttttccattgtatctcaaaagtattcacaaGTGCTTCACTTTACCCGCATTTTGTGGTTACTCTGCAAAACGGAGTAAATTTGTTTTTCCCTAAGAGGTTTACATATAACAACCCATAATGACTTGAAATGAGATTTTGTTAATTtactaaaaaattaaaacaaaaactaattaaTAAATCATGTACATAAGCATTCACAGCCTTTCTACAGTACTTTGCTGATGCACGTTTGGCAGCAATTAGTCACTTTCGATATGATTCcacaagcttggcacacctatTTTTGGGCAGTTTTACCCATTATTCTTTGCAGCACCTCTCAAGCTCCATCAAGTCAGGTCAttggtgcacagccattttcagatctctccagagaAGTTCAATCAGATTCATTATGGGGAACTCCAGGATAGTCGCAGTGTTGTCCCAAAGTCTCTCCTTTGATATATTGGCTGTGAGCTTCGGGTCGTCCGGCTGAAAGATGACCCGTAGCCGCTCAGGTCAAGAGCGATCTCAAAGCAGCTTTCGTCCAGGATGTCTTTGTACATTCAACTTTCCCTCAATCCTGAGTAGTCTCGCCGTTCctcttgctgaaaaaaaaaagtggttccAAAGCTTGAATATTAAGATTTTGGAGGCCACAGTGCTCATTGGGACATTCAAAGCAGTAGAATTTTCTccaatcatgtccaatcaactgAACGACCACCGGTGGACTACAATTAAACTGTATAGGAACATCAAGGGTGATCGGTGGAAACATGATGCACCACATGCAAAGGCTGTAAATACTAATGGTTAACTTATTTGtaagaaatctgcaaaaatctttaaaaaaaaaaatatatatatatatataaataaaatgaaataaaaaaaatcacatcataTCAGTATGGAGCATCTTGAGGAagatttcaacaaaaacaaaaggtggaaAAACGATAGCGCTACGAATGATTCCCAGATGCACTATATATCCACTGTAGGTACAGCAGCTAAGGCTACTGTTTTCACAATTACACACAAGCCCACAATCACTGTGTGGCAAATGAAAGTCAGTGccccatttattgtttttattaacaaTGACAGTGACTacacgagagagaaaaaaaaaaaaaaaaaaaaggcatcagcaaataaaatagaaaacacTTTTGACTGACACAGTATACCAAAACGGTCCAAGTTTTCAAAAGCTGTAAggcatatatattatatatatatatatatgtcaattTCAATATATTGCAGGTTTTatatctatactgtatatacagtacatttatttgtatgcaGATTAAAAAGAGTAGAGTAGAGAACCTACAGTTTTGGTATTCCCCTTTCTTTGAATCTACTCTGCAGTCCTTTGCTGGCACATTGTACATAAATTCAGGAATGATTTTTATAAAGGCTATGACCTACAGTTGACTTTTTAGATTTTGTAGTCGAGTATGAAACCAGATAACACAATTTATACCAATccacaaaaatatgtataattatgTTTGTACTTTGTAGTGACGTTGACTTACATTGCATGACCTCCATCCATTGTCTAATGCTTTTTATATTGAGGGTCACTGGCAAGTTGGGCGAGATATTAGCCAGTCACTCACAGggaacatatactgtagaatAAAAACCGTTCACACTTACATGCACGCGTACGGGTAAGTAAACGTATTCAATTaacggagtttgcatgtttttggaatgtaggaggataCCGGAGCACCATGAAAATACCGAAGCAAACATAAGCAGAAGtcgcaaacgccacacagattGGCCTGAGCCACGATTTGAACCTGGACCCTCTGAGGCAGACACACTACCCACACCACCGCCACTCTGCATTACAATTGTCCTGCATGGGGCTGAATAGTTCGGTCAAATATTCCGAACACATCTAAGTATAACGCGGTACAGCACGTTACCACCAATTCTGTTATGTGATATTGATATGCGATactatatacacagtatactatgtgtgtgtaaagtgctgtgaaaaagtattggccccattctcaaattcttagattgtTGCGTAGTGTCCCCACTTTTAAgttgaagatcatcaaacaaatgtaagtaGACAAATATAttccaaatgaacttaaaatgctgtttttaaaacatttaatttattgaggaagaaaaaaaagtaatctaaGTTACGTGACCCTTTGTGAAAAAGTAGAGacccccctaaacctaataactggttgggccatcctcagcagcaacaagtgaaatcaaacatacatacatacacacgtgtgtgtgtgtgtgtatatatatatatatatatatatatatatatatatatatacatatatatatatatatatatatatatatatatatacagatatatatatacacatatacatatatatatatatatatatatatacacatatacatatatatatatatatatatatatatatatacacatatacatatatatatatatatatatgtatatatatatatatatatatacacacacatatacatatatatatatacatatatatatatatatatatatatatatacatacatatatatatatatatacatatacacatatatacatatatacacatatacatatatacatatatatatatatacacatatatatatatatatatacacatatacatatatatatatatacacatatacacatatatatatatacacatatatatatacacatatacacatatatatatatatatatatatatatatatacacacatatacacacatatatatatatatatatatatatacacatatacacacacatatatatatatatatacacatatacacacatatacacacacatatatatatatatatacacatatacacacacacacatatatatatatatatatatatatatatatatatatatacacacatatatatatatatatatatatatatatatatatatatatatacacatatatatatatatatacaaatacatatatatatatatacaaatacatatatacatatatatacatacaaatacatatatacaggcAATGTAattatgagctggaaacccaaattatgcaaaaataaacaaataaatacttgaaattgtttaaattgtgggacctgaatctataatctatgaaagttaaacTGATTTAACAGAAtagggcggctgtggctcagtaggtagagcgggtcgtccagtgaccgaagggtagctGGCTCGAATCCCGACTCCAAGTGTctgcatgtcaaagtgtccttgggcaagacactgaaccctaatttgctcccaatgGGCccggcagcgccttgcatggcagcagtcgcccattggtgtatgaatatgtgtgtgtgaatgtgaggctttctgaagcgctttgggcactgtgatagtgtagataaagcgctaaataagtgcagtccatttatgGAAATCAagtttttcatgatattcaaattttttggaaagggtctgtatgtatatttgtgtgtatatatatatatatatatatatgacaggAAGTCTAGATCCACCTCTATGAATTTTATGTAAACGGGTAAACACGTAGCTAAGCCGCTGCCTCCCGCAGGATCATTTAAGACACTGCTGCGGCAGTTGTCTTGCAGAAAATGAGTCACCAAGGAGGGCTCACTTTGGAAGTAGTGTTTTGCGGAACTCTGAAaattctgtatatatatatatatatatatatatatatatatgacagaACGTTTGATAGGAATCCCACATTGGAAATCATTTAATTATGCAAGTATACTGTATCTAATTATAAGGCTATCAAAAGGCTAAACAAACAGCTCTCCAATGCTTCATACAGATACTATGAATTGAATCCCCGTAAGCGCTAAAGGATTCCTGCCTGCATGTGCAAGATTCCTACCTGCATCCGACTTGTTGCAAGGACTCTTATTCTATATGGTTTGAATTAAGGTCCACAGTTCCTTTATCTTTATAAAGGTAGTTTTAATAATACATCCGATATCTGTTATGGTGCCGTGTTACCTCACTAGTAATCCTACTGAGGTAGACCAATCCATACTTCAGTATCCACCTTACTAAACCCCCcacattcattttgaaaaaaaaaaaaagcagcacacTCTTCatgtaaatttgaaaaaaagtgaaataaataagAGTTACAGCTTTTTAACTGTTTAAATTTTCACAgacaaatcatttaaatatacagtattgtcgattatttattttctttttcaggccCAATCACGCACTGATTTCTAAATACAGGTCCAAAACGTGGCAATTAAAATGGTCCTTTGCTGTTGTACTTCAAAGAATAACCAATAGCAGTTTCCAGGCACTCCACTAAGGAACCTGCAGACAGGAAGTCTAGATCCACCTCTATGAATTTTATGTAAATGGGTAAAAACCTAGCTAAGCCTCTGCCTCCAGCAGGATCATTTAAGACACTGCTGCGGCAGTTGTCTTGCAGAAAATGAGTCACCAAGGAGGGCTCACTTTGGAAGTAGTGTTTTGCGGAACTCTGAAAATTCTGTAAGAGACACTGTTGAATGGTCCTATCTTCAGCAATGCCAAGGTAGCAGTAAGTGACATTCGTCCCAGTGCTGTCACTATTCCCTGCTCCTTCTCCATCAGTCTGACTTTGTACCCAATTTGCTGACTCACATTGAGGTAAGCTACAGTTTTGAATGTCACTTTGGGGAGAGGTCCGACCTGATGACGCCACCTCATAACCAATGGCGTAGAGTCCGTATGTCTTAGGGATATGCCCAGGTAGAAGGTAGTGGGATGTGGACACGCTACACCCTGCTTCCCTTGATAATGACACCGGGACCCAGTCCACCTCCATGTGGAGCTCCAGACAGCGTGCTTCACTGATGGTAATGTCCAGGAACTTGTAGTAGACGTTCTTCCAGTTCATCTTTTGAACTTTGGTCATAACAATTTTGCCCTCAGGCTTCTCTGGATTGAAGTATTCACGAAGCCTCTTTCCCAGTGGTACCTGTGAACTTATCTCGGCATAATGGTAACGCACATCTTCCCGCCAACGACTGTTGTAGCCAATGCCGAAGATGGCCAGCTTGTTTGAGAGGTGCAGGCGTGAAAACTCGGTCCAAGTCTGAAAGTGCTCCCATTTGAGCTGCACCGACTCTAGGATACGTATCAGCGTCTGCATCATGTCcttttttctgcaaaaaaaataaataatataaggtGGTCAAGATGGTCTGTCAATATAAATACTACGCATTTGTAATTTCACACT
The DNA window shown above is from Phyllopteryx taeniolatus isolate TA_2022b chromosome 17, UOR_Ptae_1.2, whole genome shotgun sequence and carries:
- the LOC133467583 gene encoding myb/SANT-like DNA-binding domain-containing protein 2, coding for MAASSNADPSPELSRPLKIPKTEVPSPESEDLSDSNQYHSGPSTPNRFSPLNVGSGAAARTAPSSSNNYTACRGMSWTPSETNALIAVWGNERLTEAKMQQLEVAGTMFTGKAPGPAMYERVSRALSDLGYERTPSQCRERMKTLRRCYSRVKEHGIGKRKSSYTIEQLEKVFGQGGWDSQTCAPVLINSSGLYQEMESDGSTLEDFSQEDWCNQVLDSAFQEGDTDTEEIQMPKSRVLQIQAELSEQIQKKDMMQTLIRILESVQLKWEHFQTWTEFSRLHLSNKLAIFGIGYNSRWREDVRYHYAEISSQVPLGKRLREYFNPEKPEGKIVMTKVQKMNWKNVYYKFLDITISEARCLELHMEVDWVPVSLSREAGCSVSTSHYLLPGHIPKTYGLYAIGYEVASSGRTSPQSDIQNCSLPQCESANWVQSQTDGEGAGNSDSTGTNVTYCYLGIAEDRTIQQCLLQNFQSSAKHYFQSEPSLVTHFLQDNCRSSVLNDPAGGRGLARFLPIYIKFIEVDLDFLSAGSLVECLETAIGYSLKYNSKGPF